A single window of Solenopsis invicta isolate M01_SB chromosome 3, UNIL_Sinv_3.0, whole genome shotgun sequence DNA harbors:
- the LOC105207900 gene encoding DNA-binding protein RFX2 isoform X8, giving the protein MKTDSSLQQRRGSSGGGDDSVGAERGEGVIAMTTTGAQYALAAASTGANNSGGGSTAVGVESKQNVVVVTTTSSSSGGGSGAQTQSARGQQLITVVTNPDPSSPNNLQPIQVFVQDSLETAADSSNGSTGTPAHVTAQVVVNTTHSGQHTLVDSDAASTSAGTIVSGSPAGHYITVTGTSDSPSYASLTTAVVSGDAEAVGSESVSHPTYVQYVEGDGSTYIPANGQMTYPVYAVGEAGAMYTPASGQYYTPATTPVTYAQVTGQGTNSTTGQLLSQGNGTYLIQQSVVDGDPTHALISAAAARASPQTETAVQWLLENYETADGVSLPRSTLYNHYLRHCSENKLDPVNAASFGKLIRSVFLGLRTRRLGTRGNSKYHYYGIRVKPSSPLSVLNEDGTSRQQQSANSQTKRFKFVNQKQESSYENNTHTNTNISNNSSPPQYHQYLGEASAAIPEFPEIFISHDSSLPEDCTLEDIDTFRSIYREHCEAFLDAVLNFEFATVESLWREFWRSQDNNNGDECEEEKYLSKTKLYQMCQCTGVQDFIKKVDYTFYQNLVDVLMPNVLRPIPSTLTQSIRNFAKGLESWLQSAMADCPEEMTQIKLTAVSAFAQTLRRYTSLNHLAQAARAVLQNSNQINQMLADLNRVDFHNVQEQASWVCQCDYGMVQRLEADFKVTLQQQNSLEDWAIWLKGVVTQALKPHEEKPTFAKAARQFLLKWSFYSSMVIRDLTLRSAASFGSFHLIRLLYDEYMFYLIEHQVAIATGTTPIAVMGDKSQNCSLVSSFGATSNGDASNASQPKRMKLS; this is encoded by the exons ATGAAGACAG ATTCGTCTCTCCAGCAAAGGAGAGGTAGTAGCGGTGGTGGCGACGACTCAGTGGGTGCAGAGAGAGGCGAAGGAGTGATTGCCATGACTACGACAGGAGCCCAGTATGCCCTCGCAGCAGCATCCACCGGAGCTAATAACAGTGGGGGTGGTTCCACGGCGGTAGGGGTGGAATCTAAGCAGAATGTGGTTGTCGTGACTACTACCTCCAGCTCCAGTGGTGGTGGCAGCGGAGCACAGACTCAGTCTGCCAGAGGCCAGCAACTCATCACTGTTGTGACAAATCCTGATCCTTCCAGTCCAAATAATTTGCAGCCCATCCAG gtATTTGTTCAGGATTCGCTTGAAACAGCTGCAGATTCGTCCAACGGTTCAACAGGTACGCCAGCGCATGTTACAGCACAAGTAGTGGTTAATACCACTCACTCAGGCCAGCATACGCTGGTGGATTCCGACGCCGCTTCTACGTCAGCTGGCACCATCGTCAGCGGTTCTCCGGCAGGTCACTACATAACAGTCACAG GTACCAGTGACTCACCATCCTACGCGTCCCTCACAACGGCTGTAG tGTCTGGTGACGCAGAGGCGGTGGGGTCCGAGTCAGTCTCTCATCCGACTTACGTTCAGTATGTTGAAGGGGATGGTTCCACGTATATACCGGCGAATGGCCAGAT GACATATCCCGTTTACGCTGTTGGCGAGGCGGGAGCAATGTACACTCCAGCTTCGGGTCAGTACTATACTCCAGCAACAACGCCAGTAACATATGCGCAG GTCACAGGACAAGGCACAAATTCGACCACCGGACAGCTGTTATCACAGGGCAACGGCACGTACTTGATTCAACAGAGCGTAGTAGATGGAGACCCGACTCACGCACTCATATCCGCGGCAGCCGCGCGCGCTAGCCCGCAAACGGAAACGGCG GTACAATGGCTGTTGGAGAATTATGAAACCGCCGATGGCGTGTCTCTGCCAAGATCTACTCTTTACAATCATTATTTACGCCACTGCTCCGAAAACAAATTGGATCCTGTAAACGCGGCCAGTTTTGGAAAATTAATACGTTCTGTATTCTTAGGATTGAGAACCAGGCGTTTAGGAACTAG GGGAAATTCGAAATATCATTACTACGGAATTCGTGTGAAGCCAAGCTCGCCTTTGTCTGTCTTGAACGAGGACGGCACGTCAAGACAACAGCAGAGTGCGAACTCTCAGACTAAGCGGTTCAAATTTGTCAATCAGAAACAGGAGTCGTCCTATGAAAATAACACCCACACGAATACGAATATCTCCAACAATTCCTCGCCGCCGCAATATCACCAGTATCTCGGCGAAGCAAGTGCCGCTATTCCCGAATTCCCAGAAATCTTCATTAGTCATGACTCGTCCCTGCCCGAGGATTGCACCCTCGAGGATATCGATACGTTCCGCAGCATATATAGAGAGCACTGTGAGGCGTTCCTCGACGCGGTGCTAAATTTTGAGTTTGCCACGGTGGAGAGCCTCTGGAGAGAATTCTGGCGCAGCCAGGACAATAATAATGGTGATGAGTGCGAAGAGGAGAAGTATTTGTCAAA aACTAAATTATATCAGATGTGTCAGTGTACGGGAGTACAAGACTTTATCAAAAAAGTGGACTATACGTTCTATCAGAATCTAGTCGATGTTTTAATGCCTAATGTGTTGCGACCGATACCAA GTACGTTGACACAGTCTATTCGAAATTTTGCAAAGGGATTGGAATCTTGGTTACAGTCAGCAATGGCCGATTGTCCTGAAGAAATGACGCAAATTaag TTAACTGCAGTGTCAGCTTTTGCTCAAACTTTAAGACGCTATACGTCATTAAATCATCTCGCACAGGCCGCGCGAGCAGTGCTTCAAAATTCtaatcaaattaatcaaatgttAGCTGACTTAAACCGCGTTGATTTTCACAACGTGCAAGAACAA GCCTCTTGGGTATGCCAATGTGATTATGGGATGGTACAACGTCTCGAGGCAGATTTTAAAGTAACATTACAGCAACAAAATTCACTGGAAGATTGGGCGATCTGGCTGAAAGGAGTCGTAACTCAAGCGCTTAAGCCACATGAGGAGAAGCCAACATTTGCTAAAGCTGCACGTCAATTCTTGCTCAAGTGGTCGTTCTATAG CTCGATGGTTATTCGAGATCTCACTTTAAGGAGCGCTGCGAGTTTCGGATCTTTTCATCTCATCAGATTACTTTATGATGagtatatgttttatttaatagagCACCAAGTCGCTATTGCAACTGGGACTACACCAATAGCTGTAATGGGAGAC AAAAGTCAAAATTGCTCTTTAGTTAGTAGCTTTGGAGCAACGTCCAATGGAG atgCGTCTAATGCGAGCCAACCAAAACGTATGAAGCTAAGCTAA
- the LOC105207900 gene encoding DNA-binding protein RFX2 isoform X3: MKTDSSLQQRRGSSGGGDDSVGAERGEGVIAMTTTGAQYALAAASTGANNSGGGSTAVGVESKQNVVVVTTTSSSSGGGSGAQTQSARGQQLITVVTNPDPSSPNNLQPIQDSLETAADSSNGSTGTPAHVTAQVVVNTTHSGQHTLVDSDAASTSAGTIVSGSPAGHYITVTGTSDSPSYASLTTAVVSGDAEAVGSESVSHPTYVQYVEGDGSTYIPANGQMTYPVYAVGEAGAMYTPASGQYYTPATTPVTYAQVTGQGTNSTTGQLLSQGNGTYLIQQSVVDGDPTHALISAAAARASPQTETAEAVVSGGGGAYLISGNSGGATVTVEETAANVTHATRVSQATVQWLLENYETADGVSLPRSTLYNHYLRHCSENKLDPVNAASFGKLIRSVFLGLRTRRLGTRGNSKYHYYGIRVKPSSPLSVLNEDGTSRQQQSANSQTKRFKFVNQKQESSYENNTHTNTNISNNSSPPQYHQYLGEASAAIPEFPEIFISHDSSLPEDCTLEDIDTFRSIYREHCEAFLDAVLNFEFATVESLWREFWRSQDNNNGDECEEEKYLSKTKLYQMCQCTGVQDFIKKVDYTFYQNLVDVLMPNVLRPIPSTLTQSIRNFAKGLESWLQSAMADCPEEMTQIKLTAVSAFAQTLRRYTSLNHLAQAARAVLQNSNQINQMLADLNRVDFHNVQEQASWVCQCDYGMVQRLEADFKVTLQQQNSLEDWAIWLKGVVTQALKPHEEKPTFAKAARQFLLKWSFYSSMVIRDLTLRSAASFGSFHLIRLLYDEYMFYLIEHQVAIATGTTPIAVMGDKSQNCSLVSSFGATSNGDASNASQPKRMKLS, translated from the exons ATGAAGACAG ATTCGTCTCTCCAGCAAAGGAGAGGTAGTAGCGGTGGTGGCGACGACTCAGTGGGTGCAGAGAGAGGCGAAGGAGTGATTGCCATGACTACGACAGGAGCCCAGTATGCCCTCGCAGCAGCATCCACCGGAGCTAATAACAGTGGGGGTGGTTCCACGGCGGTAGGGGTGGAATCTAAGCAGAATGTGGTTGTCGTGACTACTACCTCCAGCTCCAGTGGTGGTGGCAGCGGAGCACAGACTCAGTCTGCCAGAGGCCAGCAACTCATCACTGTTGTGACAAATCCTGATCCTTCCAGTCCAAATAATTTGCAGCCCATCCAG GATTCGCTTGAAACAGCTGCAGATTCGTCCAACGGTTCAACAGGTACGCCAGCGCATGTTACAGCACAAGTAGTGGTTAATACCACTCACTCAGGCCAGCATACGCTGGTGGATTCCGACGCCGCTTCTACGTCAGCTGGCACCATCGTCAGCGGTTCTCCGGCAGGTCACTACATAACAGTCACAG GTACCAGTGACTCACCATCCTACGCGTCCCTCACAACGGCTGTAG tGTCTGGTGACGCAGAGGCGGTGGGGTCCGAGTCAGTCTCTCATCCGACTTACGTTCAGTATGTTGAAGGGGATGGTTCCACGTATATACCGGCGAATGGCCAGAT GACATATCCCGTTTACGCTGTTGGCGAGGCGGGAGCAATGTACACTCCAGCTTCGGGTCAGTACTATACTCCAGCAACAACGCCAGTAACATATGCGCAG GTCACAGGACAAGGCACAAATTCGACCACCGGACAGCTGTTATCACAGGGCAACGGCACGTACTTGATTCAACAGAGCGTAGTAGATGGAGACCCGACTCACGCACTCATATCCGCGGCAGCCGCGCGCGCTAGCCCGCAAACGGAAACGGCG GAGGCTGTGGTTAGCGGTGGTGGCGGGGCGTACTTGATCAGCGGTAATTCTGGAGGTGCCACTGTCACCGTGGAAGAGACAGCGGCAAACGTGACGCATGCCACTAGAGTCTCCCAGGCCACC GTACAATGGCTGTTGGAGAATTATGAAACCGCCGATGGCGTGTCTCTGCCAAGATCTACTCTTTACAATCATTATTTACGCCACTGCTCCGAAAACAAATTGGATCCTGTAAACGCGGCCAGTTTTGGAAAATTAATACGTTCTGTATTCTTAGGATTGAGAACCAGGCGTTTAGGAACTAG GGGAAATTCGAAATATCATTACTACGGAATTCGTGTGAAGCCAAGCTCGCCTTTGTCTGTCTTGAACGAGGACGGCACGTCAAGACAACAGCAGAGTGCGAACTCTCAGACTAAGCGGTTCAAATTTGTCAATCAGAAACAGGAGTCGTCCTATGAAAATAACACCCACACGAATACGAATATCTCCAACAATTCCTCGCCGCCGCAATATCACCAGTATCTCGGCGAAGCAAGTGCCGCTATTCCCGAATTCCCAGAAATCTTCATTAGTCATGACTCGTCCCTGCCCGAGGATTGCACCCTCGAGGATATCGATACGTTCCGCAGCATATATAGAGAGCACTGTGAGGCGTTCCTCGACGCGGTGCTAAATTTTGAGTTTGCCACGGTGGAGAGCCTCTGGAGAGAATTCTGGCGCAGCCAGGACAATAATAATGGTGATGAGTGCGAAGAGGAGAAGTATTTGTCAAA aACTAAATTATATCAGATGTGTCAGTGTACGGGAGTACAAGACTTTATCAAAAAAGTGGACTATACGTTCTATCAGAATCTAGTCGATGTTTTAATGCCTAATGTGTTGCGACCGATACCAA GTACGTTGACACAGTCTATTCGAAATTTTGCAAAGGGATTGGAATCTTGGTTACAGTCAGCAATGGCCGATTGTCCTGAAGAAATGACGCAAATTaag TTAACTGCAGTGTCAGCTTTTGCTCAAACTTTAAGACGCTATACGTCATTAAATCATCTCGCACAGGCCGCGCGAGCAGTGCTTCAAAATTCtaatcaaattaatcaaatgttAGCTGACTTAAACCGCGTTGATTTTCACAACGTGCAAGAACAA GCCTCTTGGGTATGCCAATGTGATTATGGGATGGTACAACGTCTCGAGGCAGATTTTAAAGTAACATTACAGCAACAAAATTCACTGGAAGATTGGGCGATCTGGCTGAAAGGAGTCGTAACTCAAGCGCTTAAGCCACATGAGGAGAAGCCAACATTTGCTAAAGCTGCACGTCAATTCTTGCTCAAGTGGTCGTTCTATAG CTCGATGGTTATTCGAGATCTCACTTTAAGGAGCGCTGCGAGTTTCGGATCTTTTCATCTCATCAGATTACTTTATGATGagtatatgttttatttaatagagCACCAAGTCGCTATTGCAACTGGGACTACACCAATAGCTGTAATGGGAGAC AAAAGTCAAAATTGCTCTTTAGTTAGTAGCTTTGGAGCAACGTCCAATGGAG atgCGTCTAATGCGAGCCAACCAAAACGTATGAAGCTAAGCTAA
- the LOC105207900 gene encoding DNA-binding protein RFX2 isoform X2 gives MKTDSSLQQRRGSSGGGDDSVGAERGEGVIAMTTTGAQYALAAASTGANNSGGGSTAVGVESKQNVVVVTTTSSSSGGGSGAQTQSARGQQLITVVTNPDPSSPNNLQPIQVFVQDSLETAADSSNGSTGTPAHVTAQVVVNTTHSGQHTLVDSDAASTSAGTIVSGSPAGHYITVTGTSDSPSYASLTTAVVSGDAEAVGSESVSHPTYVQYVEGDGSTYIPANGQMTYPVYAVGEAGAMYTPASGQYYTPATTPVTYAQVTGQGTNSTTGQLLSQGNGTYLIQQSVVDGDPTHALISAAAARASPQTETAEAVVSGGGGAYLISGNSGGATVTVEETAANVTHATRVSQATVQWLLENYETADGVSLPRSTLYNHYLRHCSENKLDPVNAASFGKLIRSVFLGLRTRRLGTRGNSKYHYYGIRVKPSSPLSVLNEDGTSRQQQSANSQTKRFKFVNQKQESSYENNTHTNTNISNNSSPPQYHQYLGEASAAIPEFPEIFISHDSSLPEDCTLEDIDTFRSIYREHCEAFLDAVLNFEFATVESLWREFWRSQDNNNGDECEEEKYLSKTKLYQMCQCTGVQDFIKKVDYTFYQNLVDVLMPNVLRPIPSTLTQSIRNFAKGLESWLQSAMADCPEEMTQIKLTAVSAFAQTLRRYTSLNHLAQAARAVLQNSNQINQMLADLNRVDFHNVQEQASWVCQCDYGMVQRLEADFKVTLQQQNSLEDWAIWLKGVVTQALKPHEEKPTFAKAARQFLLKWSFYSSMVIRDLTLRSAASFGSFHLIRLLYDEYMFYLIEHQVAIATGTTPIAVMGDKSQNCSLVSSFGATSNGDASNASQPKRMKLS, from the exons ATGAAGACAG ATTCGTCTCTCCAGCAAAGGAGAGGTAGTAGCGGTGGTGGCGACGACTCAGTGGGTGCAGAGAGAGGCGAAGGAGTGATTGCCATGACTACGACAGGAGCCCAGTATGCCCTCGCAGCAGCATCCACCGGAGCTAATAACAGTGGGGGTGGTTCCACGGCGGTAGGGGTGGAATCTAAGCAGAATGTGGTTGTCGTGACTACTACCTCCAGCTCCAGTGGTGGTGGCAGCGGAGCACAGACTCAGTCTGCCAGAGGCCAGCAACTCATCACTGTTGTGACAAATCCTGATCCTTCCAGTCCAAATAATTTGCAGCCCATCCAG gtATTTGTTCAGGATTCGCTTGAAACAGCTGCAGATTCGTCCAACGGTTCAACAGGTACGCCAGCGCATGTTACAGCACAAGTAGTGGTTAATACCACTCACTCAGGCCAGCATACGCTGGTGGATTCCGACGCCGCTTCTACGTCAGCTGGCACCATCGTCAGCGGTTCTCCGGCAGGTCACTACATAACAGTCACAG GTACCAGTGACTCACCATCCTACGCGTCCCTCACAACGGCTGTAG tGTCTGGTGACGCAGAGGCGGTGGGGTCCGAGTCAGTCTCTCATCCGACTTACGTTCAGTATGTTGAAGGGGATGGTTCCACGTATATACCGGCGAATGGCCAGAT GACATATCCCGTTTACGCTGTTGGCGAGGCGGGAGCAATGTACACTCCAGCTTCGGGTCAGTACTATACTCCAGCAACAACGCCAGTAACATATGCGCAG GTCACAGGACAAGGCACAAATTCGACCACCGGACAGCTGTTATCACAGGGCAACGGCACGTACTTGATTCAACAGAGCGTAGTAGATGGAGACCCGACTCACGCACTCATATCCGCGGCAGCCGCGCGCGCTAGCCCGCAAACGGAAACGGCG GAGGCTGTGGTTAGCGGTGGTGGCGGGGCGTACTTGATCAGCGGTAATTCTGGAGGTGCCACTGTCACCGTGGAAGAGACAGCGGCAAACGTGACGCATGCCACTAGAGTCTCCCAGGCCACC GTACAATGGCTGTTGGAGAATTATGAAACCGCCGATGGCGTGTCTCTGCCAAGATCTACTCTTTACAATCATTATTTACGCCACTGCTCCGAAAACAAATTGGATCCTGTAAACGCGGCCAGTTTTGGAAAATTAATACGTTCTGTATTCTTAGGATTGAGAACCAGGCGTTTAGGAACTAG GGGAAATTCGAAATATCATTACTACGGAATTCGTGTGAAGCCAAGCTCGCCTTTGTCTGTCTTGAACGAGGACGGCACGTCAAGACAACAGCAGAGTGCGAACTCTCAGACTAAGCGGTTCAAATTTGTCAATCAGAAACAGGAGTCGTCCTATGAAAATAACACCCACACGAATACGAATATCTCCAACAATTCCTCGCCGCCGCAATATCACCAGTATCTCGGCGAAGCAAGTGCCGCTATTCCCGAATTCCCAGAAATCTTCATTAGTCATGACTCGTCCCTGCCCGAGGATTGCACCCTCGAGGATATCGATACGTTCCGCAGCATATATAGAGAGCACTGTGAGGCGTTCCTCGACGCGGTGCTAAATTTTGAGTTTGCCACGGTGGAGAGCCTCTGGAGAGAATTCTGGCGCAGCCAGGACAATAATAATGGTGATGAGTGCGAAGAGGAGAAGTATTTGTCAAA aACTAAATTATATCAGATGTGTCAGTGTACGGGAGTACAAGACTTTATCAAAAAAGTGGACTATACGTTCTATCAGAATCTAGTCGATGTTTTAATGCCTAATGTGTTGCGACCGATACCAA GTACGTTGACACAGTCTATTCGAAATTTTGCAAAGGGATTGGAATCTTGGTTACAGTCAGCAATGGCCGATTGTCCTGAAGAAATGACGCAAATTaag TTAACTGCAGTGTCAGCTTTTGCTCAAACTTTAAGACGCTATACGTCATTAAATCATCTCGCACAGGCCGCGCGAGCAGTGCTTCAAAATTCtaatcaaattaatcaaatgttAGCTGACTTAAACCGCGTTGATTTTCACAACGTGCAAGAACAA GCCTCTTGGGTATGCCAATGTGATTATGGGATGGTACAACGTCTCGAGGCAGATTTTAAAGTAACATTACAGCAACAAAATTCACTGGAAGATTGGGCGATCTGGCTGAAAGGAGTCGTAACTCAAGCGCTTAAGCCACATGAGGAGAAGCCAACATTTGCTAAAGCTGCACGTCAATTCTTGCTCAAGTGGTCGTTCTATAG CTCGATGGTTATTCGAGATCTCACTTTAAGGAGCGCTGCGAGTTTCGGATCTTTTCATCTCATCAGATTACTTTATGATGagtatatgttttatttaatagagCACCAAGTCGCTATTGCAACTGGGACTACACCAATAGCTGTAATGGGAGAC AAAAGTCAAAATTGCTCTTTAGTTAGTAGCTTTGGAGCAACGTCCAATGGAG atgCGTCTAATGCGAGCCAACCAAAACGTATGAAGCTAAGCTAA
- the LOC105207900 gene encoding DNA-binding protein RFX2 isoform X4, whose product MKTDSSLQQRRGSSGGGDDSVGAERGEGVIAMTTTGAQYALAAASTGANNSGGGSTAVGVESKQNVVVVTTTSSSSGGGSGAQTQSARGQQLITVVTNPDPSSPNNLQPIQVFVQDSLETAADSSNGSTGTPAHVTAQVVVNTTHSGQHTLVDSDAASTSAGTIVSGSPAGHYITVTGTSDSPSYASLTTAVVSGDAEAVGSESVSHPTYVQYVEGDGSTYIPANGQMTYPVYAVGEAGAMYTPASGQYYTPATTPVTYAQVTGQGTNSTTGQLLSQGNGTYLIQQSVVDGDPTHALISAAAARASPQTETAEAVVSGGGGAYLISGNSGGATVTVEETAANVTHATRVSQATVQWLLENYETADGVSLPRSTLYNHYLRHCSENKLDPVNAASFGKLIRSVFLGLRTRRLGTRGNSKYHYYGIRVKPSSPLSVLNEDGTSRQQQSANSQTKRFKFVNQKQESSYENNTHTNTNISNNSSPPQYHQYLGEASAAIPEFPEIFISHDSSLPEDCTLEDIDTFRSIYREHCEAFLDAVLNFEFATVESLWREFWRSQDNNNGDECEEEKYLSKTKLYQMCQCTGVQDFIKKVDYTFYQNLVDVLMPNVLRPIPSTLTQSIRNFAKGLESWLQSAMADCPEEMTQIKLTAVSAFAQTLRRYTSLNHLAQAARAVLQNSNQINQMLADLNRVDFHNVQEQASWVCQCDYGMVQRLEADFKVTLQQQNSLEDWAIWLKGVVTQALKPHEEKPTFAKAARQFLLKWSFYSSMVIRDLTLRSAASFGSFHLIRLLYDEYMFYLIEHQVAIATGTTPIAVMGDKSQNCSLVSSFGATSNGVDTSNAN is encoded by the exons ATGAAGACAG ATTCGTCTCTCCAGCAAAGGAGAGGTAGTAGCGGTGGTGGCGACGACTCAGTGGGTGCAGAGAGAGGCGAAGGAGTGATTGCCATGACTACGACAGGAGCCCAGTATGCCCTCGCAGCAGCATCCACCGGAGCTAATAACAGTGGGGGTGGTTCCACGGCGGTAGGGGTGGAATCTAAGCAGAATGTGGTTGTCGTGACTACTACCTCCAGCTCCAGTGGTGGTGGCAGCGGAGCACAGACTCAGTCTGCCAGAGGCCAGCAACTCATCACTGTTGTGACAAATCCTGATCCTTCCAGTCCAAATAATTTGCAGCCCATCCAG gtATTTGTTCAGGATTCGCTTGAAACAGCTGCAGATTCGTCCAACGGTTCAACAGGTACGCCAGCGCATGTTACAGCACAAGTAGTGGTTAATACCACTCACTCAGGCCAGCATACGCTGGTGGATTCCGACGCCGCTTCTACGTCAGCTGGCACCATCGTCAGCGGTTCTCCGGCAGGTCACTACATAACAGTCACAG GTACCAGTGACTCACCATCCTACGCGTCCCTCACAACGGCTGTAG tGTCTGGTGACGCAGAGGCGGTGGGGTCCGAGTCAGTCTCTCATCCGACTTACGTTCAGTATGTTGAAGGGGATGGTTCCACGTATATACCGGCGAATGGCCAGAT GACATATCCCGTTTACGCTGTTGGCGAGGCGGGAGCAATGTACACTCCAGCTTCGGGTCAGTACTATACTCCAGCAACAACGCCAGTAACATATGCGCAG GTCACAGGACAAGGCACAAATTCGACCACCGGACAGCTGTTATCACAGGGCAACGGCACGTACTTGATTCAACAGAGCGTAGTAGATGGAGACCCGACTCACGCACTCATATCCGCGGCAGCCGCGCGCGCTAGCCCGCAAACGGAAACGGCG GAGGCTGTGGTTAGCGGTGGTGGCGGGGCGTACTTGATCAGCGGTAATTCTGGAGGTGCCACTGTCACCGTGGAAGAGACAGCGGCAAACGTGACGCATGCCACTAGAGTCTCCCAGGCCACC GTACAATGGCTGTTGGAGAATTATGAAACCGCCGATGGCGTGTCTCTGCCAAGATCTACTCTTTACAATCATTATTTACGCCACTGCTCCGAAAACAAATTGGATCCTGTAAACGCGGCCAGTTTTGGAAAATTAATACGTTCTGTATTCTTAGGATTGAGAACCAGGCGTTTAGGAACTAG GGGAAATTCGAAATATCATTACTACGGAATTCGTGTGAAGCCAAGCTCGCCTTTGTCTGTCTTGAACGAGGACGGCACGTCAAGACAACAGCAGAGTGCGAACTCTCAGACTAAGCGGTTCAAATTTGTCAATCAGAAACAGGAGTCGTCCTATGAAAATAACACCCACACGAATACGAATATCTCCAACAATTCCTCGCCGCCGCAATATCACCAGTATCTCGGCGAAGCAAGTGCCGCTATTCCCGAATTCCCAGAAATCTTCATTAGTCATGACTCGTCCCTGCCCGAGGATTGCACCCTCGAGGATATCGATACGTTCCGCAGCATATATAGAGAGCACTGTGAGGCGTTCCTCGACGCGGTGCTAAATTTTGAGTTTGCCACGGTGGAGAGCCTCTGGAGAGAATTCTGGCGCAGCCAGGACAATAATAATGGTGATGAGTGCGAAGAGGAGAAGTATTTGTCAAA aACTAAATTATATCAGATGTGTCAGTGTACGGGAGTACAAGACTTTATCAAAAAAGTGGACTATACGTTCTATCAGAATCTAGTCGATGTTTTAATGCCTAATGTGTTGCGACCGATACCAA GTACGTTGACACAGTCTATTCGAAATTTTGCAAAGGGATTGGAATCTTGGTTACAGTCAGCAATGGCCGATTGTCCTGAAGAAATGACGCAAATTaag TTAACTGCAGTGTCAGCTTTTGCTCAAACTTTAAGACGCTATACGTCATTAAATCATCTCGCACAGGCCGCGCGAGCAGTGCTTCAAAATTCtaatcaaattaatcaaatgttAGCTGACTTAAACCGCGTTGATTTTCACAACGTGCAAGAACAA GCCTCTTGGGTATGCCAATGTGATTATGGGATGGTACAACGTCTCGAGGCAGATTTTAAAGTAACATTACAGCAACAAAATTCACTGGAAGATTGGGCGATCTGGCTGAAAGGAGTCGTAACTCAAGCGCTTAAGCCACATGAGGAGAAGCCAACATTTGCTAAAGCTGCACGTCAATTCTTGCTCAAGTGGTCGTTCTATAG CTCGATGGTTATTCGAGATCTCACTTTAAGGAGCGCTGCGAGTTTCGGATCTTTTCATCTCATCAGATTACTTTATGATGagtatatgttttatttaatagagCACCAAGTCGCTATTGCAACTGGGACTACACCAATAGCTGTAATGGGAGAC AAAAGTCAAAATTGCTCTTTAGTTAGTAGCTTTGGAGCAACGTCCAATGGAG tcgaTACAAGTAacgcaaattaa